Below is a window of Sus scrofa isolate TJ Tabasco breed Duroc chromosome 3, Sscrofa11.1, whole genome shotgun sequence DNA.
GTGCAGCTGGCGCTCGTGGCGGCGGATCTGCACCTTGTGGCGGAAGCGCTCGCCGCAGTCCTCGCACACGTAGGGCCGCTCGCCCGAGTGCGTGCGGCGGTGGCGCAGCAGGTTGGACGAGACGCTGAAGCGCTTGCCGCAGTCGCCGCAGGCGTAGGGCCGCTCGCCCGTGTGCGTGCGCTGGTGCTGCACGAGCGCCGAGCTCTCGCTGAAGCGCTTGGCGCAGTAGGGGCACGCGTagggcttctcgcccgtgtggaTGCGCTGGTGCGTCACCAGGTTCGAGTGCTGCGAGAAGCTCTTGCCGCACTCGCCGCAGCGGTGGGGCCGCTCGCCCGTGTGCGTGGCCTGGTGCCGCACCAGGTCCGTGCTGCGGCTGAAGCCCTTGCCGCACTCGCCGCAGATGGTCGGCCGGTCCCGGGCGCGCCGCCGCCTCCGCTGCCGGGCCGGCATCAGGGCCGCGCTGCCCGCCGGGCCCGGGATGGCCACCACCGAGGGCGCCGACACGGCGGGCAGCACCATGAGCTCCTGCAGCACCACGTACCCCGGGGGGCCACCACGACCGCGGCGGGCGCCCCCGGGACGGcggccccgccgccccccgcgGCGGGCAccagctccagctgcagctccggctgCACTGGGGTCAGCTCTAGCTGAACCTCTGGCGGCGGGGCCCCCAGCTGCACCGGGGTCAGCTCCAGCTGCACCTCCTGCTGCTCCTCcagctgccgctgctgctgctccagctgcttttccagctgctgcagctgctcctgcagtttgagctgcagctgccgctgcTCTTGTTGTCTCTCCAGCTCCTGCTGCCGCTGCAGCTCCTGCCGCTGCAGCTCCTGCCGCTGCTGCTCCACTTCCTGCTCAGAACCCAGGTCCACTGGCATGAGCTCCAgctccacctcttcctcctcctctggctcCAGTGGCCgcggctgcagctgctgctgcagctgttcTTGCTGCTGTTGCAACAGCTGCCGCTGCTGTAGCTGTTGCTGATGCAACAGCTGCTGCTGTAACTGTTCTTGCTGCTGCTGCAATAGCTGTAACTGTTCTTGCTGCTGCAGCAATAGCTGTTGCTGTAATTGttcttgctgctgctgcagcagccGCTGCTGCTGTAActgttgctgctgcagctgctgcaattgttcctgctgctgcagctgtaactgttgctgctgcagctgctgctgtaGCTGTAACTGTTGCTGCTGCAACTGTAACTGTTCGTGTGGTTGTAACTgctgctgcggctgcggctgtggctgttcCTGCTGTTTCTGCTGTTGCATCTGCTGcggttgctgtggcagctgctgTGATTGTGACTGTTCCGGCTGTTGCTGGGACAGCTGGGGCTCTTGCACTGGCTGCTCCTGTGATTGTTCCTGCTTTTGCATCTGCTGAGGCAGTGGTTTCTGCTGCTCATATTGCACAGATTGGGCCTTTCCCTGTCTTTCTTGCTGCTGTTGAGGCAGCTGCTGTTGCCCATCCTTCTGTGGCTCTAACTGTTCCTCCGGTTGCTGTGACAGCTGTTGCTCTTGCTCGTTCTGCTCTTGTAACCGTTCCCTCTGTTgccttggctgcagctgtggtttcaGTGGCTCCTGTTGCACAGACTGGGGTTTTTCCTGCAGCTCCTGCTGTGATGGAGGCGGCTGCTCTTGCCCATCtcgctgttgctgctgctgctgtgatgcTGGCTGATGTCCCAACACTTGGTTTCCTGGTTGTGGCTGTTGCAGCcgctcctgctgtggctgttgctgcagctctggctgctGTTCTGATTGTTGGGGTTGCAAGTCCTGCTGTTCTGGCTGGGCTTTCTTAGCCATTTCACAGGCCCCCTTCCGGGCTGAGACTGCTGGCCGCGATGGGCTGCTGCTCCTCTCCTgcgcctcctcttcctcctgactCTCACTCCCACCGCTGCCACCTGTAGTGGAAATGGCAGGAAGCCAGGAGAGAAAGATCTTCAAGCAGCTGTCTGGACCAGACCCCAGGGTCTCCCCTCTTACCCAGCCCCATGGACAGTCACTCTAGGATACACTCTTGAGCTCTCAGCAAGGACCCCAAAAACACTGAACCAAGTGACAATGGCTCCAAGCTTAGGTCTCAGTGGTGACATCACCGTGGGTGCCTGGGGCTCCCCAGCACCACTCTTTGAGAAGTCCTTTGTGCTTAACCTCCATCCAGTAGGAATCAGTGAACCGGCCATTCCGACAGCTAAGCCACAAGCTGTGCTGAACTCTGACCTCCGTCAGGGTCACATCTTAAACCAATCAAACTCGCCTTCTCTGTACATGACAAAGAGTTTCGGTAAGGCCGCCTGGAAGTGTTTCCGCAGCTGCTTCTAAAAGCCAGCAAAGTGGCCGAGAGAACACGATATTTCCGAGTGGGAAGTCCTCAGTTCAGGCTAATCCTACCAGTTAGCAGCTATCCAACCACCTGCAGGCTCAGAACCCTCCTTGTCTATAAACGAGCTTAAGGAGTGAAGCAGGAAGGGCCCTGGTGTAACCCCTAGTGGGTGCTTGACAAATCCCTCTCCCTAGGGTTAGGAATTAGTTTGAAAATCAGCAAGCAGTTGGGAAATACCGAGGTTCCAACTAGCTCCATCTGAAAGAGCTTTTAGGCTGGAAGTGTTTGAGATTGTTATTCTGGACCGGAAAGGACTAACAGCCCCAAGTCATCAAGGCAACCAGTCAGCGACTTAACCTCTGGGAACCTGAGTTTCTCCATCTGCTGATGGAGATAAATCCCTTCGGGGGCAAATGTGAGACGGGCGGGGATGACCCTGCAGCCCCAGCATCGCACGCAGCGCTGTGAGCTCTGCTGGACAGGACCCACTCCATTGCTGTGTTTCACTTTCTGCACAACAGCCTCCTGTAATTTCTCACTTTGAGCATCCCTGCTGTGTTATCAGACAATCCGAAGAGGCAGTCTCCATCCCCCAGTCTGCTTTCCACATCTGTCCTTCCTACAGCatcctattttcaattttataatggAAAGCAAGGGTTCGATGTATAAAAACCTTTGCCACGTTTCCAGGAACATATTGATTTAATAAAAGGTACAGCATATCCACAGGTAAATCCTTCCCTTTTAAGGCACTATTCCCAATAACCGTTGCTTAGGCTGATGGATGGGCGAATGCATTTTTCCTACGCGCACACACACCAGGCGGGAGTGTGCAGGAAATGAGACAAGAGAGCCGTGGACACCTGCCCGCTCAGCAAATCCCTTCTCCTACCACCTCTGGGAGTGGCAGGAAGGCATCACGCCTCTGTGTGCGACCTCACATCTCCAGGACAGCGCTTGGCCATATGGCCAAGCTCAACTTCTTATGGCATTTTAAATGTCAGCGACGATGTTTTAGTAAATGTATAATTAAGTGTCATCTGATGGGTCTGCCCTTGCAAGATTTTTGTCAGTTAAATATTTAAGCCGAAAGCCTCCTAGTGTAGTCCACACATCCTCGGCCAACCCCTCCGATGCTCTTGGTCCTTTTCATGCTCCGTTCAactctgccccagcccctccctcagcgCCCTCAAAGCACAGAGTGGGAGGCCAGCCACCAGGATAGATTCACTCAGAGTGGGTCCCAGAGAGAGAGGGGGTCTTGGAAGGTTCTGCAGGGCCACACTGGCCTCTGGGcaagagaggagaaagatggaTGGAAGCAGAGGTCAAGGAAAAGTGGCCACGGTCAGAGGCCACAGGGAAAAGGAAAGCCACGAGGCTAATGACAAGAGGGGCCCTGGCCCCCGAATTCAATCTATAAACTGGGGTCGGGAGCCCGGGACAAGTGGGAGGACAATGAAGGCTTCCTGAGCGCTGGGGAAACAGCAGCAGGGCCCAGCCAGCGCATATCCCGGTTGGGGGCAGGAGCTGAGAATGTCCACACTGCCAGGCAGCCCCTCACCAACAAGACTGCAGCCTGACTTCCCTGCCCTGAAACCGCCAGGTGGGCGCCCCTCCAGACAGCAGGCTGCCCGCCACCCTTCAGGGCCCTCGAAGGATCCTCGCTGGGGACCTCAGGACCATCTCCCCCGTTTAGGAGGTTAGaccacccccccagcccctcacctgaGGGGGTGTCAGGCCCTGGGCCCCCATCTTTAAGACACCGAAGCTCCGGCCTGAAGGTCTTGGTTGCCGGCCCCACCTCCATCCTGGCTGTCAGACTGAGATCCCCCGGAGCCGGCTGTgctgagaggaaggaaggaaggtgttCAGATGGGCAGGAGTGCTGGGAGCCCCGGCCCCAGGGGCACTGACTGCCTGAGAGCCCTCCCCTCCGCCTTGGTTTCCCCCCAGAGCCGGCAGCCTCACTCCTCCTGGAAAGGAGGCTGATGCAGCCAGGACAGGGACGCGTTGCCTCCCAGGGCCCTCTGCTCTGCACAAGGGGTCCTCCCTCTGCTGACTTTCTGCAGGGCCCACATTCAGCCCCATGCCCAGGGGCAGCCTGGGCAGGTGCTTCGACCGAGAGGTGACGGTGGGAGTCGGACCTTCACCAAAGTGGACAGCTCCCACCCCAGGAGGGACATTTGGGGAAGTGTGCAGTAAACAGAGCGACCCTTGCACagtcccccatccccacctgccCACATCTCCCACCCCTCAAAGCATGGACGTGTCTGTTCAGTTCCCTGGTCTCTTGCCTCCAGACTGCTCTGGGGGGTTGTCCCATCCAGACTTCCCAGGCCACCAGCAGGCCAGAGGTTCCAGGCCATGAGTGTCCGTCCAGGTGCCACCTCAGCTCCCAGGAAGGCAGGTTTCCAGAGCACCAGCCATGGACCTGGCGGACTGCCGGCCTGGCCCTGTGCCCTGGCGATCCTGAGGTCTGGAGGGTTCGCCACCTCCCTCCTGCGTCCACTCTGGCCCCTGCAGAGGTGTCCCCACACCCAGGCCTCCCTCGCCTCCTAACAGGTCCCTCTGGCCTTCAGAATCCGCTCCAAAACCTCTTAAGCGAGGCGTCTCTAGGTTCAGGCAGCTGTCCTCCTCGCCGGGCCTCACCTGGTACAGCATTTCCTGCTCCTCGCGCAGCCTCTGCGCTACGGGAGGTGTGG
It encodes the following:
- the ZNF853 gene encoding LOW QUALITY PROTEIN: zinc finger protein 853 (The sequence of the model RefSeq protein was modified relative to this genomic sequence to represent the inferred CDS: inserted 1 base in 1 codon), encoding MLYQPAPGDLSLTARMEVGPATKTFRPELRCLKDGGPGPDTPSGGSGGSESQEEEEAQERSSSPSRPAVSARKGACEMAKKAQPEQQDLQPQQSEQQPELQQQPQQERLQQPQPGNQVLGHQPASQQQQQQRDGQEQPPPSQQELQEKPQSVQQEPLKPQLQPRQQRERLQEQNEQEQQLSQQPEEQLEPQKDGQQQLPQQQQERQGKAQSVQYEQQKPLPQQMQKQEQSQEQPVQEPQLSQQQPEQSQSQQLPQQPQQMQQQKQQEQPQPQPQQQLQPHEQLQLQQQQLQLQQQLQQQQLQLQQQEQLQQLQQQQLQQQRLLQQQQEQLQQQLLLQQQEQLQLLQQQQEQLQQQLLHQQQLQQRQLLQQQQEQLQQQLQPRPLEPEEEEEVELELMPVDLGSEQEVEQQRQELQRQELQRQQELERQQEQRQLQLKLQEQLQQLEKQLEQQQRQLEEQQEVQLELTPVQLGAPPPEVQLELTPVQPELQLELVPAAGGGGAAVPGAPAAVVVXPPGYVVLQELMVLPAVSAPSVVAIPGPAGSAALMPARQRRRRRARDRPTICGECGKGFSRSTDLVRHQATHTGERPHRCGECGKSFSQHSNLVTHQRIHTGEKPYACPYCAKRFSESSALVQHQRTHTGERPYACGDCGKRFSVSSNLLRHRRTHSGERPYVCEDCGERFRHKVQIRRHERQLHGAGRSRGLGLLRGARAAAGGAPRSEPAADKAP